The Vibrio tarriae genome includes a window with the following:
- the asnS gene encoding asparagine--tRNA ligase has translation MTYAPVNDVLSGKLAVDSEVTVRGWIRTRRDSKAGISFLAIYDGSCFNPIQAVVPNNLNNYDNEVLKLTTGCSVEVTGKIVESPASGQAFELAASDVKVVGWVEDADTYPMAKTRHSIEYLREVAHLRPRTNVIGAVARVRNCLAQAIHRFYHEQGYFWVSAPLITASDAEGAGEMFRVSTLDMENLPRTDAGKVDYNQDFFGKETFLTVSGQLNAEAYACAISKVYTFGPTFRAENSNTSRHLAEFWMVEPEVAFADLNTVAKLAEDMLKYVFKAVLAERRDDLEFFNDRINNEVIARLEQFVESDFAQVDYTDAIEILKNCGKTFEFPVEWGIDLASEHERFLAEEHFKAPVIVKNYPKDIKAFYMRMNEDGKTVAAMDVLAPGIGEIIGGSQREERLDILDARMREFGIDPEHMDWYRDLRRYGTVPHAGFGLGFERLVSYVTGMGNVRDVIPFPRTPRSASF, from the coding sequence ATGACTTACGCGCCTGTAAATGACGTACTCAGCGGCAAGCTCGCAGTAGACAGTGAAGTCACTGTTCGCGGCTGGATTCGCACACGTCGTGATTCCAAAGCTGGAATTTCGTTTCTTGCCATCTATGACGGCTCTTGTTTCAACCCGATTCAGGCCGTGGTTCCTAATAATCTCAATAACTACGACAACGAAGTTCTGAAGCTCACTACAGGCTGTTCCGTTGAAGTAACCGGTAAGATTGTTGAATCTCCAGCTTCAGGCCAAGCATTTGAACTGGCTGCGTCTGACGTAAAAGTCGTCGGTTGGGTTGAAGATGCTGACACTTACCCAATGGCGAAAACGCGTCATTCGATTGAATATCTGCGTGAAGTGGCTCACCTGCGTCCACGTACTAACGTGATCGGTGCGGTTGCGCGTGTTCGTAACTGCTTGGCACAAGCGATTCACCGTTTCTACCATGAACAAGGTTACTTCTGGGTTTCAGCGCCTCTTATCACCGCTTCTGATGCAGAAGGTGCGGGTGAAATGTTCCGCGTATCAACGCTGGATATGGAAAACCTACCGCGTACGGATGCAGGTAAAGTGGATTACAACCAAGACTTCTTTGGTAAAGAAACCTTCCTGACCGTATCTGGCCAGCTCAACGCGGAAGCTTACGCTTGTGCGATCAGCAAAGTGTACACTTTCGGCCCAACATTCCGTGCGGAAAACTCAAACACCAGCCGTCACTTGGCGGAATTCTGGATGGTTGAACCTGAAGTTGCATTCGCTGACCTGAACACTGTAGCAAAACTGGCTGAAGACATGCTGAAGTACGTGTTCAAAGCCGTACTGGCAGAGCGTCGTGACGATCTTGAGTTCTTTAACGATCGTATTAATAACGAAGTGATTGCGCGTCTTGAGCAATTTGTTGAATCTGATTTCGCACAAGTGGATTACACCGATGCGATTGAAATTCTGAAAAACTGCGGCAAAACGTTTGAGTTCCCTGTTGAATGGGGCATTGATTTGGCTTCTGAGCACGAGCGTTTCCTTGCAGAAGAGCACTTCAAAGCACCGGTTATCGTGAAGAACTATCCAAAAGACATCAAAGCGTTTTACATGCGTATGAACGAAGATGGCAAAACCGTTGCAGCGATGGACGTCTTGGCACCGGGCATTGGTGAAATCATCGGCGGTTCACAGCGTGAAGAGCGTTTGGATATTCTTGATGCGCGTATGCGTGAATTTGGCATCGATCCTGAGCACATGGACTGGTATCGCGACCTGCGCCGTTACGGCACAGTGCCGCACGCGGGCTTTGGTCTGGGCTTCGAGCGTCTAGTCTCTTACGTCACTGGTATGGGCAACGTGCGTGACGTGATCCCATTCCCACGTACCCCACGCAGCGCGAGTTTCTAA
- the thiD gene encoding bifunctional hydroxymethylpyrimidine kinase/phosphomethylpyrimidine kinase, which translates to MPSNSSLQTPIVLTIAGSDSGGGAGIQADIKAISATGGYACSVITAITAQNTQGVSAVFPLPLAVVEQQLDAVFSDIPVLAVKIGMLADAPIIALVAKKLRQYQPKWIVLDPVMISTSGHHLLAAEAVETLKRELLPLANLITPNLPEAAVLVGMTQQEWQQNPQQGITALSQLNTPAVLLKGGHDHQQANSDDLLIQSGDSRHFCAPRIATKNTHGTGCSLSSAIASYLAQGAELVEAVDKAKQYIHQAIVHADQLRIGQGYGPIHHFYLLKMAKSHQKSQ; encoded by the coding sequence ATGCCATCAAATTCTTCTCTTCAAACACCGATTGTACTCACCATTGCCGGTTCAGACAGCGGCGGGGGGGCGGGCATTCAAGCCGATATCAAAGCCATTTCAGCGACAGGGGGTTACGCCTGCTCAGTGATTACCGCGATTACCGCACAAAATACGCAGGGTGTTTCCGCCGTTTTTCCTTTGCCATTAGCGGTGGTTGAGCAACAGTTAGACGCCGTGTTTAGCGATATTCCCGTCTTGGCAGTCAAAATTGGTATGCTGGCGGATGCCCCAATCATCGCTCTGGTTGCTAAAAAATTACGCCAATATCAACCGAAATGGATTGTGCTCGACCCAGTGATGATCTCAACCAGTGGCCATCATTTATTGGCGGCAGAGGCAGTCGAGACGTTAAAACGTGAGCTATTACCGTTAGCCAATCTCATTACGCCTAATCTGCCAGAAGCGGCGGTTTTAGTGGGGATGACGCAACAAGAATGGCAGCAGAATCCGCAGCAGGGTATTACCGCGCTTAGTCAGTTAAACACACCAGCGGTACTGCTCAAAGGCGGTCACGACCATCAGCAAGCCAACAGTGATGACTTACTGATTCAAAGTGGTGATAGTCGTCATTTCTGTGCGCCCCGTATTGCTACGAAGAATACGCATGGCACGGGCTGCTCACTCTCATCTGCGATCGCCTCATACTTAGCGCAGGGGGCTGAGTTAGTGGAAGCGGTCGATAAAGCCAAACAATATATCCACCAAGCGATTGTGCATGCCGATCAATTAAGGATCGGCCAAGGTTATGGGCCGATACACCATTTTTATCTACTGAAAATGGCTAAAAGCCACCAGAAAAGCCAATAA
- a CDS encoding HD-GYP domain-containing protein, translating into MKNTIYHAPLTFGLYALAGVLFALYTSRVCPFLATLSTREIATQVGAVFILAWLIRHTLLRQHIWARKQQFIQLDTALLFAMSLPLALYYNLQYQFTLDSNLKVLFGMTLFGFFTGALLQLSSKLRTLRQMPQSQNLALSSDERRSLVKQLIGLIVLLISTLTVMLSMVAIKDIHWLENNPARLLDGSGKISIVKEFAFLSLVLGGYITAILVLWSRVMKEILDHQERSLQAVTQGNLQVRLPVYSNDELGNVAMLTNQMLDSLEATQNEVKTTRDVAIVSLSALAESRDNETGAHILRTQEYVKALAEYLAAFPQYSTLLTPAYIELLYKSAPLHDVGKVGIPDSVLLKPGKLTDEEFTVMKEHPRIGAQALAIAERHLGTSSFLAIAKEIALTHHEKWDGTGYPAQLQGEAIPLSGRLMALADVYDALISARVYKPAFSHDKAKSIIVEGSGHHFDPAVVEAFLAVEEKFVAIAAHFKDAA; encoded by the coding sequence ATGAAAAACACGATTTACCATGCCCCACTGACGTTTGGACTTTATGCGCTTGCTGGAGTGCTCTTTGCGCTTTACACAAGCCGAGTCTGTCCTTTTCTCGCGACATTAAGCACTCGTGAAATCGCCACTCAGGTGGGTGCTGTCTTCATCCTCGCATGGCTGATTCGGCATACTCTGCTTCGCCAGCACATTTGGGCAAGAAAACAGCAATTTATCCAATTGGACACGGCACTCCTCTTCGCAATGAGTTTGCCTTTAGCGCTTTACTACAATCTGCAATACCAGTTCACGTTAGACAGTAATTTAAAAGTACTGTTTGGAATGACCTTATTTGGTTTCTTCACCGGAGCGTTATTGCAATTAAGCAGTAAGTTAAGAACGCTGCGCCAAATGCCTCAAAGTCAGAACCTTGCTCTCTCTTCTGATGAGCGACGTTCCTTAGTCAAACAGCTGATTGGCTTGATCGTCCTTTTAATCAGCACACTGACGGTGATGCTCAGCATGGTCGCAATCAAAGATATTCACTGGCTGGAAAATAACCCTGCGCGCCTACTTGATGGCAGTGGCAAGATCAGCATTGTGAAAGAGTTTGCCTTTTTGTCCTTGGTGTTAGGCGGCTACATCACGGCCATTCTCGTTCTCTGGAGTCGAGTGATGAAAGAGATCCTCGACCATCAGGAGCGCTCATTGCAAGCCGTGACGCAAGGCAACCTCCAAGTACGCCTTCCCGTCTACTCTAACGATGAGTTAGGCAATGTCGCCATGTTGACCAATCAGATGTTAGACAGCTTAGAAGCTACGCAAAATGAGGTCAAAACCACACGTGATGTGGCTATCGTCAGCTTATCGGCTCTTGCGGAATCACGAGATAACGAGACAGGGGCACATATTCTTCGCACTCAAGAATACGTCAAAGCGTTAGCAGAATATCTCGCTGCTTTTCCCCAATATTCAACGCTGTTAACCCCGGCTTATATCGAACTACTCTACAAATCCGCGCCATTACATGATGTAGGCAAGGTTGGCATTCCAGATTCGGTTCTGCTCAAACCGGGCAAACTGACCGATGAGGAGTTCACCGTCATGAAAGAGCATCCGCGTATCGGGGCGCAAGCACTTGCGATTGCTGAGCGCCATTTAGGGACGAGCTCCTTCCTCGCTATTGCCAAAGAAATTGCCCTCACTCACCACGAAAAATGGGATGGCACGGGTTATCCGGCGCAATTACAAGGAGAAGCCATCCCGCTTTCCGGTCGCTTAATGGCGTTAGCCGATGTGTATGATGCCTTGATTTCAGCTCGGGTTTATAAACCGGCTTTTAGTCATGACAAAGCCAAATCAATTATTGTCGAAGGCAGTGGTCACCATTTTGATCCTGCCGTGGTCGAGGCTTTTCTCGCGGTTGAGGAAAAGTTCGTAGCCATTGCAGCACACTTTAAAGATGCTGCATAA